One window of the Archangium primigenium genome contains the following:
- a CDS encoding HTH domain-containing protein produces the protein MTFYEAALRVLESEGRPLHFLEITERSIAQNLLSHVGKTPELTMLSRLAAMARRTRDRKVVVTAKDTFALTDWSLPEDAEALAHTGVMEAHPEEGLPPLRPTERHPESRNDNVRVAGRGSERKQRRREDEEEGRGGRRRRFPPLPEVVFEILSEADQSLRPEQLLEQARTKELAAEDATVEALLTALLEDNQRRIDAGRRPQFSFSPETGAVTLERAGSPSEAPPLELQAAFAAALGIPLEDGRPVLNRAAAAAAPEAQADAALLTTARTAVKDARKAVARAVRKRLGELDVGTFEKSVVKMMHALGFRELKVAKRSKEGPLLTARKREGSVDLRFAIRMLKGVPALDRKAVQELRKDLGHYSAQVGLLACAGEARGDARTEAQASGSLVMLWCGDALGEKFLEAKAAVSVTTVELYDVDERFFEVAKLEAEEAQKRREERAREKQARADEGGEGGEETGAREATVSAESEEAQKDSQKRREERREERQRERDARRRERQAARQQQEASGEAASAAPAPAPLEAAEPVAPSVNDEEGDEEGDDEDLEAASAFVGGTTEGGATSEEGASERKRRRRRRRGRRGRGNRPEGAPGEAGASAEGTAAPEAAAESAVVVAETVAVTETVVVTETLDVVAVVAPPAEPSLAEPSPAEPPLAEPPPTEGAVPAPPPEPAAAEAQPVPETVTAPHGDPAAPDSKDGPPEGGTV, from the coding sequence ATGACTTTTTATGAGGCCGCTCTCCGGGTGCTCGAGAGCGAAGGCCGTCCCCTCCATTTCCTCGAGATCACCGAGAGGTCGATCGCCCAGAACCTGCTGTCGCACGTGGGCAAGACGCCCGAGCTGACGATGTTGTCGCGGCTCGCGGCGATGGCCCGTCGCACGCGCGATCGCAAGGTGGTCGTCACCGCCAAGGACACCTTCGCGCTGACGGACTGGTCGCTGCCCGAGGACGCGGAGGCGCTGGCGCACACGGGTGTGATGGAGGCTCATCCCGAGGAAGGTCTGCCGCCCCTGCGGCCGACCGAGCGTCACCCGGAGTCGCGCAACGACAACGTGCGGGTGGCGGGACGGGGGAGCGAGCGCAAGCAGCGGAGGCGCGAGGACGAGGAGGAGGGCCGGGGTGGACGTCGGCGCCGCTTCCCGCCGCTGCCGGAGGTGGTGTTCGAGATCCTCAGCGAGGCGGACCAGTCGCTGCGGCCCGAGCAGCTCTTGGAGCAGGCGCGCACCAAGGAGCTCGCGGCGGAGGACGCCACGGTGGAGGCGCTGCTCACGGCGCTGCTCGAGGACAACCAGCGCCGCATCGACGCGGGCCGTCGGCCGCAGTTCTCCTTCTCTCCGGAGACGGGCGCGGTGACGCTCGAGCGCGCGGGCTCGCCGAGCGAGGCGCCGCCCCTGGAGCTGCAGGCCGCGTTCGCCGCGGCGCTGGGCATTCCGCTGGAGGACGGGCGGCCGGTGCTCAACCGCGCCGCGGCCGCCGCGGCCCCCGAGGCGCAGGCGGATGCCGCGCTGCTCACCACGGCGCGCACGGCCGTCAAGGACGCGCGCAAGGCCGTGGCCCGCGCGGTGCGCAAGCGCCTGGGCGAGCTGGACGTGGGCACCTTCGAGAAGTCCGTGGTGAAGATGATGCACGCCCTGGGCTTCCGCGAGCTCAAGGTGGCCAAGCGCTCCAAGGAAGGGCCCCTGCTCACCGCGCGCAAGCGCGAGGGCAGCGTGGACCTGCGCTTCGCCATCCGCATGCTCAAGGGCGTGCCCGCGTTGGATCGCAAGGCGGTGCAGGAGCTGCGCAAGGACCTCGGCCACTACTCGGCGCAGGTGGGTCTGCTCGCCTGCGCGGGCGAGGCCCGGGGTGACGCGCGCACCGAGGCCCAGGCCAGCGGCTCGCTGGTGATGCTCTGGTGCGGCGACGCGCTGGGCGAGAAGTTCCTCGAGGCCAAGGCGGCCGTCAGCGTCACCACGGTGGAGCTGTACGACGTGGACGAGCGCTTCTTCGAGGTGGCGAAGCTGGAGGCCGAGGAGGCCCAGAAGCGCCGCGAGGAGCGCGCCCGGGAGAAGCAGGCCCGGGCCGACGAGGGCGGCGAGGGCGGCGAGGAGACCGGGGCACGCGAGGCCACGGTGTCCGCCGAGTCCGAGGAGGCCCAGAAGGACTCCCAGAAGCGGCGGGAGGAGCGCCGCGAGGAGCGTCAGCGCGAGCGGGATGCGCGCCGCCGGGAGCGTCAGGCCGCGCGCCAGCAGCAGGAGGCCTCGGGTGAGGCGGCCAGCGCCGCGCCCGCGCCCGCGCCGCTCGAGGCGGCCGAGCCCGTCGCGCCGTCCGTGAACGACGAGGAGGGCGACGAGGAGGGCGACGACGAGGATCTGGAGGCCGCGAGCGCCTTCGTCGGAGGCACGACGGAGGGCGGGGCCACGTCCGAGGAGGGCGCGAGCGAGCGCAAGCGCCGCCGCCGCCGCCGTCGGGGACGCCGGGGTCGGGGCAACCGGCCCGAGGGCGCGCCGGGTGAGGCGGGGGCGAGCGCCGAGGGCACCGCCGCGCCGGAAGCCGCCGCGGAGTCGGCCGTCGTCGTGGCCGAGACCGTCGCCGTGACCGAGACCGTCGTCGTGACGGAGACGCTGGACGTGGTGGCGGTGGTGGCACCGCCCGCCGAGCCATCGCTCGCCGAGCCGTCGCCCGCCGAGCCGCCGCTCGCCGAGCCGCCGCCCACCGAGGGCGCCGTTCCCGCGCCGCCGCCGGAGCCGGCCGCCGCCGAGGCCCAGCCGGTCCCCGAGACGGTCACCGCCCCGCATGGCGACCCCGCGGCTCCCGACTCGAAGGACGGCCCGCCGGAGGGTGGCACGGTCTGA
- a CDS encoding PQQ-binding-like beta-propeller repeat protein — protein sequence MNLLPGAVEEPLVEGVSALLEAVAALHRGTRRVAQVSLTEAHLELVLRRSGADIEVQVASLSRPARLLRPPLRVDADELTEAARACGQSFLQDLGQARPETRAGEPGHALERSLAQLESPTFLGREPKPQPFALRVEPPAMPGFGFTLEDPDDVLRRAVKDKAPALASLLCPGEVWLALPDKPVAWRAQGPVLLTTLELTRQAADLARALEVGEPRFAFEPAGVRPELSLDLRAGETRLGPVVIPLGAKALLTALFHLGQSLAVALSEHERALATNPYLVELTERCREGLSHLRDGVGPEAEGSAAPVRAPAPAAPTSRPLKVPGRLRRLRFESLWEQRKLANADAGRLMMSPKGLVYSSPDLACGFDRKTGKQQWRRAASHGVAAAEDGYTLAASAVRLCGFPGKGAGASWLRDHEAMRIGPRLLRHYGMLYTLGDDRVALAIHEATGREVWRQTPPRTRRGYLGVHAHRALLATDSGYLYGLGLSDGQVRFRMSASLPFLGAPVPWAKRFVALLGQGSNSALLLADAHTGESVWTYEMSLALPSTPLPSGKRLYIAGELEGEGVLVCVDAAGQARWQRPLNLGPGPFALARLPGAVLVTSALGAAARVSDAGEVDWRVGAAGEQLTRALPPIVSRGVVLVPGERVRAVDPVRGDVLAEVRAGVGLMSLQADSRLNLYFLDEFGTLSAYKLGSHFAVVGE from the coding sequence GTGAATCTGCTGCCGGGCGCGGTCGAGGAGCCCCTCGTGGAGGGGGTGTCCGCGCTGCTCGAGGCGGTGGCGGCGCTGCACCGCGGCACCCGACGCGTGGCCCAGGTCTCCCTCACCGAGGCCCACCTGGAGCTGGTCCTGAGACGTTCAGGAGCGGACATCGAGGTGCAGGTGGCCAGCCTGTCGCGCCCGGCCCGGCTCCTGCGCCCTCCCCTGCGCGTGGACGCGGATGAACTGACGGAGGCGGCCCGGGCATGCGGCCAGTCCTTCCTCCAGGACCTGGGCCAGGCGCGGCCGGAGACGCGCGCGGGCGAGCCCGGACACGCCCTGGAGCGGAGCCTGGCGCAATTGGAGTCCCCCACCTTCCTCGGCCGCGAGCCCAAGCCCCAGCCCTTCGCCCTGCGGGTGGAGCCCCCGGCCATGCCCGGCTTCGGCTTCACGCTGGAGGACCCGGACGACGTGCTGCGCCGCGCGGTGAAGGACAAGGCACCCGCCCTCGCCTCGCTCTTGTGCCCGGGCGAGGTGTGGCTCGCGCTGCCCGACAAGCCCGTGGCCTGGCGCGCCCAGGGCCCCGTGCTGCTCACCACCCTGGAGCTCACGCGCCAGGCGGCGGACCTGGCGCGGGCCCTGGAGGTGGGCGAGCCGCGCTTCGCCTTCGAGCCCGCGGGCGTCCGGCCCGAGCTGTCCCTGGACCTCCGGGCGGGCGAGACGCGCCTGGGCCCGGTGGTCATTCCGCTCGGGGCCAAGGCGCTGCTCACGGCCCTCTTCCACCTGGGGCAGAGCCTCGCGGTGGCCCTGTCCGAGCACGAGCGGGCGCTCGCGACCAACCCCTACCTGGTGGAGCTGACCGAGCGCTGCCGCGAGGGCCTGTCGCACCTGCGCGACGGCGTGGGCCCCGAGGCCGAGGGCAGCGCCGCGCCCGTGCGGGCCCCGGCGCCGGCGGCCCCCACGTCCCGGCCCCTGAAGGTCCCCGGGCGCCTGCGCCGCCTGCGCTTCGAGAGTCTGTGGGAGCAGCGCAAGCTGGCCAACGCGGACGCGGGGCGGCTGATGATGAGCCCCAAGGGCCTCGTGTATTCGTCCCCGGACCTGGCGTGCGGGTTCGATCGCAAGACGGGCAAGCAGCAGTGGCGGCGCGCGGCGTCCCACGGCGTGGCGGCCGCGGAGGACGGCTACACGCTGGCGGCGAGCGCGGTGCGCCTGTGCGGTTTTCCCGGCAAGGGCGCGGGCGCGAGCTGGCTGCGCGACCACGAGGCGATGCGCATCGGCCCGCGGCTCTTGCGCCACTACGGCATGCTCTACACGCTCGGGGATGACCGCGTGGCGCTCGCCATCCACGAGGCCACGGGCCGCGAGGTGTGGCGCCAGACACCTCCGCGCACACGGCGCGGCTACCTGGGCGTGCACGCGCACCGGGCCCTGCTGGCCACGGACTCGGGCTACCTGTACGGGTTGGGCCTCTCGGATGGCCAGGTGCGCTTCCGGATGAGCGCGTCCCTGCCCTTCCTCGGCGCGCCGGTGCCCTGGGCCAAGCGCTTCGTGGCGCTCTTGGGCCAGGGCTCCAACTCGGCGCTGCTCCTGGCGGACGCGCACACGGGTGAGTCGGTGTGGACGTATGAGATGTCGCTCGCCCTGCCCTCCACGCCGCTGCCCAGCGGCAAGCGGCTGTACATCGCCGGGGAGCTGGAGGGCGAGGGCGTGCTGGTGTGCGTGGACGCGGCGGGTCAGGCGCGCTGGCAGCGGCCGTTGAACCTGGGCCCGGGCCCCTTCGCGCTGGCGCGGCTGCCGGGCGCGGTGCTGGTGACGAGCGCGCTGGGGGCGGCGGCGCGGGTGAGCGACGCGGGCGAGGTGGACTGGCGCGTGGGCGCGGCGGGCGAGCAGCTCACGCGGGCCCTGCCGCCCATCGTCTCGCGCGGCGTGGTGCTGGTGCCCGGCGAGCGCGTGCGCGCGGTGGACCCCGTCCGGGGCGACGTGCTCGCCGAGGTGCGCGCCGGCGTGGGCCTCATGTCGCTCCAGGCCGACTCGCGGCTCAACCTCTACTTCCTGGACGAGTTCGGCACGCTCTCCGCCTACAAGCTCGGCTCGCACTTCGCCGTCGTGGGCGAGTGA
- a CDS encoding AAA family ATPase, with protein sequence MPVHIQSLRPRNLLSFGPDTEALALRELNVVIGPNGSGKSNLIEVLGLLAATPRSVGDALRAGGGLEEWSWKGDRKGTKPGLEALVQGATPLRYELSARPHVMRPGLGELEERLVHMSDAQQLYFGELNGLTHILHRESLRVVNSHDFNSTESVLSQRQDPEGYPEIFQLAGLLRSIRFYRDWTFGRTFPPRMPQPADLPNDYLMEDGRNLGLMLNRIRRSPEAKQSLLSYLRLIYDGIHDFDVSVQGGTVQVFLHENTWVIPSTRLSDGTLRWLSLLTVLLNPAPQSVVCIEEPEIGLHPDLMPSLAKLLREASERMQLVVTTHSDALVDALSSTPEAVLVCEKHQGSTVMRRCTREELSEWLGKYTLGQLWRRGELGGNRW encoded by the coding sequence ATGCCCGTCCACATCCAGAGCCTCCGGCCCCGGAACCTCCTGTCCTTCGGGCCCGATACGGAGGCCCTCGCCCTCCGGGAGCTCAACGTCGTCATCGGCCCCAACGGCTCGGGCAAGTCCAACCTCATCGAAGTACTGGGACTGCTCGCCGCCACGCCCCGAAGCGTGGGCGATGCCCTCCGCGCGGGAGGTGGCCTCGAGGAGTGGTCGTGGAAGGGCGACCGGAAAGGGACGAAGCCGGGGCTCGAGGCCCTCGTCCAGGGCGCGACCCCCCTGCGCTACGAACTCTCGGCGAGGCCCCATGTCATGCGCCCAGGCCTGGGCGAGCTGGAGGAACGGCTCGTGCACATGTCGGATGCGCAGCAACTGTACTTCGGTGAGCTCAATGGCCTGACCCACATCCTCCATCGCGAGTCGCTGCGGGTGGTGAATTCGCACGACTTCAATTCCACCGAGTCGGTGCTGTCCCAGCGGCAGGACCCCGAGGGCTATCCCGAGATCTTCCAGCTCGCGGGACTTCTGCGCTCGATCCGTTTCTACCGGGACTGGACCTTCGGCCGGACCTTCCCGCCACGAATGCCCCAGCCCGCCGACCTGCCCAACGACTACTTGATGGAGGACGGGCGGAATCTGGGGCTGATGCTCAATCGGATCCGCCGCAGTCCCGAGGCCAAGCAGTCCCTGCTGAGCTACCTGCGGCTGATCTACGACGGCATTCACGACTTCGACGTCAGCGTGCAAGGCGGCACGGTCCAGGTCTTCTTGCATGAGAACACCTGGGTGATCCCCTCCACCCGTCTCTCGGATGGGACGTTGCGCTGGCTGAGCCTGCTCACCGTCCTCCTCAACCCCGCGCCGCAGTCCGTCGTCTGCATCGAGGAGCCCGAAATCGGCCTCCACCCAGACCTGATGCCCTCGCTCGCGAAGCTGCTGCGCGAGGCGAGCGAGCGCATGCAGCTCGTCGTCACCACCCACTCGGATGCCCTGGTCGATGCGCTCTCGAGCACTCCCGAGGCCGTCCTCGTGTGTGAAAAGCACCAGGGCAGCACCGTGATGCGCCGGTGCACGCGCGAGGAGCTGTCGGAGTGGCTCGGTAAATACACGCTGGGACAGCTCTGGCGTCGGGGCGAGCTGGGAGGAAATCGCTGGTGA
- a CDS encoding DUF4276 family protein — MSVRIYVEGGGDSNALRTECRRGFAEFLKKSLPAGKQPKIVACGSRNDAIEDFCTALRHPRGDQIFLLVDAEGPVSENQTVWHILIASGTWAPIPEVSEDQTHLMVQCMESWFLADVPALKTYFGQGFQESALPKNSRIETVSKLDVLNGLKKATRQTKTKGDYSKSEHSFAILALIDPTKVRQASPHAERFIQTLLRHV; from the coding sequence GTGAGCGTGCGCATCTACGTCGAAGGCGGGGGGGATTCCAATGCCCTGCGGACCGAATGCCGACGTGGATTCGCCGAGTTCCTCAAGAAGAGTCTCCCCGCCGGGAAGCAACCCAAGATCGTCGCCTGCGGGAGCCGCAACGACGCGATCGAGGACTTCTGCACGGCCCTTCGCCATCCGCGCGGAGACCAGATCTTCCTCCTCGTCGATGCCGAGGGCCCGGTCTCCGAGAATCAGACAGTCTGGCACATCCTGATCGCCAGCGGCACGTGGGCGCCCATCCCGGAGGTCTCGGAGGACCAGACGCATCTCATGGTGCAGTGCATGGAGAGCTGGTTCCTCGCCGACGTCCCGGCGTTGAAGACGTACTTCGGGCAAGGCTTCCAGGAGTCCGCGCTCCCCAAGAACTCCCGCATCGAGACGGTCTCCAAGCTGGATGTCCTCAACGGATTGAAGAAGGCGACCCGTCAGACCAAGACCAAGGGCGACTACTCCAAGAGTGAGCACAGCTTCGCTATCCTGGCCCTCATCGACCCCACGAAGGTGCGACAGGCCTCTCCCCACGCGGAACGGTTCATCCAGACGCTGCTTCGGCACGTTTGA
- a CDS encoding erythromycin esterase family protein — MRASACVLLLALGLGCGSARVLPPARSTDADSPQLQGHVRAPDGSPLRGARVALVPFVPTWNLRTDAPVALVTTNAEGAFAFGPVPPGNYSLSAVTREGAIVFSPRLAVKAGEPPPRPELRLPEARDSWTVSVVDEADVPITSAALRVVRPGMPYDDVAFPGDSAPGLFRLETPPEEACGLIVSAPGFTTRMQQVARPDAPVVVRLERVADEAMQRAAVDWMKQRGVKLPSAEPGRGVEDLEPLRPVLQDARVVAMGEATHGTREFFQLKHRLFEFLVTRLGFTALVFESSFAEMLPLDEYVLTGKGDPAALLEGDTWDTEEVLALVRWMRRYNEDPAHPRKLRIWGMDMQYSPEAVARVLTYLEQVDPAQVPALREPFAPLTEPSARTFFRLPLERKEAVRDLLDTLSARFEREREAWSRRTRPEAWTLARQNLRVLRQYLAHVLHEAGGERDQAMADNVRWLLEWVPGTRMAVWSHNGHVMRGPSEWKDMPMGRHLARTLGPALYVFGFAFHQGAFQAFNMDPNPPPERRGMVEFSVPPSPEGSLDEVLARVGWPLLAVDLRALPRSGPAHEWWRRTHLTHDVGFVASDQGAPSLSSVRALESYDGLVFVERTTRARPNP; from the coding sequence ATGCGCGCCTCCGCGTGCGTCCTGCTGTTGGCGTTGGGGCTCGGCTGCGGCTCGGCCCGTGTCCTTCCGCCTGCGCGCTCCACCGATGCGGACAGCCCCCAACTCCAGGGCCATGTCCGGGCACCGGATGGCTCGCCCTTGCGCGGCGCTCGGGTGGCGCTGGTTCCCTTCGTGCCCACGTGGAACCTGCGGACGGATGCGCCCGTGGCCCTCGTGACGACGAACGCGGAGGGCGCCTTCGCGTTCGGACCCGTTCCCCCCGGGAACTACAGCCTGTCCGCCGTCACCCGAGAGGGCGCGATCGTGTTCTCCCCGCGGCTCGCGGTGAAGGCGGGCGAGCCTCCTCCTCGCCCGGAACTGAGGCTCCCCGAGGCGCGCGACAGTTGGACGGTCTCCGTGGTGGACGAGGCGGACGTGCCCATCACCAGCGCGGCGCTGCGTGTGGTGCGGCCCGGCATGCCCTACGACGATGTGGCATTCCCCGGGGACTCGGCGCCGGGCCTCTTCCGCCTGGAGACCCCGCCCGAGGAGGCATGCGGGCTCATCGTCTCGGCACCGGGCTTCACGACCCGGATGCAGCAGGTGGCGCGTCCGGATGCACCCGTCGTGGTGCGTCTGGAGCGGGTCGCGGACGAGGCCATGCAACGCGCGGCGGTGGATTGGATGAAGCAGCGCGGGGTGAAGCTCCCGTCCGCGGAGCCCGGCCGCGGCGTGGAGGATCTCGAGCCCCTGCGGCCCGTGCTCCAGGATGCGCGGGTGGTGGCCATGGGCGAGGCCACGCACGGCACCCGGGAGTTCTTCCAGCTCAAGCACCGCCTCTTCGAGTTCCTCGTCACGCGCCTGGGCTTCACCGCGCTCGTCTTCGAGAGCAGCTTCGCCGAGATGCTCCCCCTGGATGAGTACGTGCTCACCGGGAAGGGGGACCCCGCCGCGCTGCTCGAGGGCGACACCTGGGACACCGAGGAGGTGCTGGCGCTCGTGCGGTGGATGCGCCGCTACAACGAGGACCCGGCCCACCCCCGGAAGCTCCGGATCTGGGGCATGGACATGCAGTACTCGCCCGAGGCCGTGGCCCGGGTGCTGACCTATCTGGAACAGGTGGACCCCGCGCAGGTCCCCGCGCTCCGCGAGCCCTTCGCCCCCCTGACCGAGCCCAGCGCACGCACCTTTTTCCGATTGCCCCTGGAGCGGAAGGAGGCGGTGCGAGACCTGCTCGACACGCTCTCGGCGCGCTTCGAGCGCGAGCGCGAGGCCTGGAGCCGCCGCACCCGCCCCGAGGCGTGGACCCTGGCGCGACAGAACCTCCGGGTGCTGCGCCAGTACCTGGCCCACGTGCTCCACGAGGCGGGCGGAGAGCGGGACCAGGCCATGGCGGACAACGTGCGCTGGCTGCTGGAGTGGGTGCCCGGGACGCGCATGGCGGTGTGGTCCCACAACGGGCACGTCATGCGGGGGCCGAGCGAGTGGAAGGACATGCCCATGGGGCGGCACCTCGCGCGCACGCTGGGCCCGGCACTCTACGTGTTCGGCTTCGCGTTCCATCAGGGCGCGTTCCAGGCCTTCAACATGGATCCGAACCCGCCCCCCGAGCGCCGGGGCATGGTGGAGTTCTCCGTGCCGCCCTCGCCCGAGGGCTCGCTGGACGAGGTGCTCGCCCGTGTGGGCTGGCCCCTGCTGGCGGTGGACCTGCGCGCCCTGCCCCGGAGCGGCCCCGCCCACGAGTGGTGGCGTCGCACCCACCTCACCCACGACGTGGGCTTCGTTGCCTCGGACCAGGGCGCGCCGTCGCTGAGTTCGGTTCGCGCCCTGGAGAGCTACGACGGCCTCGTGTTCGTGGAGCGCACCACGCGGGCGCGCCCCAATCCCTGA
- a CDS encoding DUF5953 family protein — MPATQHDELAMIVYAPGSVGTDGRPMAVVHGMERTFPGLRLEWTTSKEGQRTLLTERDAWLAQKKWVGEFPLLHNGDLNAYVSVAGWQKPAHSAPGGQAWFEVHAVLPFAAEGIAAAPEVLEAVAESARAFWGLTTPFKASVDIARQTKNRPDDLRPPPRGLPVLKSPSAMPSPEIPHRLGWLNYWSAAAARALGFPDPTRDEDLLARSRRTVSGGWIVRLTEAPLDLDNPAHLDALKRAYERFPEIGGRTTA; from the coding sequence ATGCCTGCCACGCAGCACGATGAACTGGCCATGATTGTCTATGCTCCTGGAAGCGTGGGCACCGATGGTCGCCCCATGGCCGTGGTTCATGGAATGGAGCGCACGTTCCCCGGCTTGCGCCTGGAGTGGACGACGTCCAAAGAGGGACAGCGCACCCTGTTGACGGAGCGCGATGCATGGCTCGCCCAAAAGAAGTGGGTCGGCGAATTTCCGCTCCTCCATAACGGCGACTTGAACGCCTACGTGTCGGTGGCTGGGTGGCAAAAACCGGCGCACAGCGCCCCAGGCGGTCAAGCCTGGTTCGAAGTCCATGCGGTGCTGCCTTTCGCAGCGGAGGGGATCGCAGCGGCTCCGGAGGTCTTGGAGGCTGTCGCGGAGAGTGCTCGCGCTTTCTGGGGGCTCACGACGCCCTTCAAAGCGAGCGTGGACATCGCGCGCCAGACGAAGAATCGGCCCGACGACCTGAGGCCGCCTCCTCGCGGACTGCCGGTGCTCAAGTCCCCCAGTGCCATGCCCTCGCCGGAGATTCCGCATCGCCTCGGGTGGCTGAACTATTGGTCGGCCGCCGCCGCACGGGCCCTCGGCTTTCCAGACCCGACGCGCGACGAGGACCTGCTCGCTCGATCACGGCGCACGGTGTCGGGGGGGTGGATTGTCCGGCTCACGGAGGCACCGCTCGACCTGGACAACCCCGCTCACCTGGATGCGCTCAAGCGGGCGTATGAACGCTTCCCCGAGATTGGCGGGCGTACGACCGCGTGA
- a CDS encoding DUF6310 domain-containing protein, translated as MLAERCYPALDHGQVEFHDLTGRCSVASAGAVAVGLGLCVLAAPELVVGAVVVTGVVVVGFAIKEALAAYESRQDRSETTSLSRNLSLRKRPKPDSKGAAGPPLEPPDTSQRERPRCEPNPVPYHLGGNKPHDTCADRGPGNSFPGGDVFVNGKNFDALQLAMRTLWEVKTDNFDTYPRDLRGFVLSEQVPKLLIERDLARACGFDFRVGVRSAAHKAALESADPELEGLIIIMDWC; from the coding sequence GTGCTGGCGGAGCGCTGCTATCCGGCCCTCGACCACGGCCAGGTCGAGTTTCACGACCTCACGGGACGGTGCTCCGTGGCTTCCGCCGGGGCCGTTGCCGTGGGCCTTGGGCTCTGCGTCCTGGCGGCACCGGAGCTTGTCGTGGGAGCGGTGGTGGTGACGGGCGTGGTGGTCGTGGGCTTCGCCATCAAAGAGGCGCTCGCGGCCTACGAGTCGAGGCAGGACCGTTCCGAGACAACGTCCCTGTCGCGGAACCTCTCGCTGCGGAAACGACCCAAGCCGGACTCAAAGGGGGCCGCCGGCCCTCCGCTGGAACCACCCGACACCTCGCAACGGGAGCGTCCTCGGTGCGAGCCCAATCCGGTGCCGTACCACCTGGGGGGCAATAAACCGCACGACACGTGCGCCGACAGGGGTCCGGGCAACAGCTTCCCTGGCGGAGATGTGTTCGTGAACGGGAAGAACTTCGACGCGCTCCAACTGGCCATGCGCACGCTGTGGGAGGTCAAGACCGACAATTTCGACACATATCCGCGCGACCTTCGCGGATTCGTGCTCAGTGAGCAGGTGCCGAAGTTGCTGATCGAGCGCGACCTCGCGCGGGCCTGCGGGTTTGACTTCCGAGTGGGCGTGCGCAGCGCCGCCCACAAAGCCGCTTTGGAATCCGCGGACCCCGAGCTTGAAGGACTGATCATCATCATGGACTGGTGCTGA
- the argE gene encoding acetylornithine deacetylase — MSDTLPALRASLAELVAVDTTSARTNLPFIELVQARLEAAGFSAQRQRYTDAAGVEKVNLLALKGGDEGRAALALVGHSDCVPYDSEWKEALTLTGRDGKLYGRGACDTKGFIACALHAATRAERLRAPLLVVLTADEEAGLIGAKHLVKAGLGRARHAIVGEPTMLRPVRANKGYCLAEVEVLGKEGHSAYPATGASAIFRAGRFLQLLEELALGALCEDRDETFDPPFTTVNVGLIQGGKAKNVIPGACRFTVEWRPIPGQPAERVAKALEHIRQELMRREPGFEARVNVVRMDAGVATSADAEVVRFVSEQTGNAPATVSFGTEAPQLTALGAEAVVFGPGDIRVAHQTGEFVPEEDLVRCEQVLSRAITHFCGTP, encoded by the coding sequence GTGAGTGACACCTTGCCCGCGCTGCGGGCTTCCCTGGCGGAACTCGTCGCGGTGGACACCACCTCGGCACGCACCAACCTGCCCTTCATCGAGCTCGTCCAGGCCCGACTGGAGGCCGCGGGCTTCTCCGCCCAGCGCCAGCGCTACACGGACGCGGCGGGCGTGGAGAAGGTGAACCTGCTCGCGCTCAAGGGCGGCGACGAGGGCCGCGCGGCGCTCGCGCTGGTGGGGCACTCGGACTGCGTGCCGTACGACTCGGAGTGGAAGGAGGCCCTGACGCTCACGGGCCGGGACGGCAAGCTCTACGGGCGCGGGGCGTGTGACACGAAGGGCTTCATCGCCTGCGCGCTGCACGCGGCCACGCGCGCCGAGCGCCTGCGCGCGCCCCTGCTGGTGGTGCTCACGGCGGACGAGGAGGCGGGGCTCATCGGGGCCAAGCACCTGGTGAAGGCGGGCCTGGGGCGGGCGCGGCACGCCATCGTCGGCGAGCCCACGATGCTCCGGCCGGTGCGGGCCAACAAGGGCTACTGCCTGGCGGAGGTGGAGGTGCTGGGCAAGGAGGGGCACAGCGCGTACCCGGCCACGGGGGCCTCGGCCATCTTCCGCGCGGGGCGCTTCCTGCAACTGCTCGAGGAGCTGGCGCTCGGCGCGCTGTGCGAGGACCGGGACGAGACGTTCGATCCGCCCTTCACCACGGTGAACGTGGGCCTCATCCAGGGGGGCAAGGCGAAGAACGTCATCCCCGGGGCGTGCCGCTTCACGGTGGAGTGGCGGCCCATTCCGGGACAGCCGGCGGAACGGGTGGCCAAGGCGCTGGAGCACATCCGTCAGGAGCTGATGCGGCGGGAGCCGGGCTTCGAGGCGCGGGTGAACGTGGTGCGCATGGACGCGGGTGTGGCCACGAGCGCGGACGCGGAGGTGGTGCGCTTCGTGTCGGAGCAGACGGGCAACGCGCCGGCGACGGTGTCGTTCGGCACCGAGGCGCCGCAGCTCACGGCGCTGGGGGCGGAGGCGGTGGTGTTCGGCCCGGGCGACATCCGGGTGGCGCACCAGACGGGGGAGTTCGTCCCCGAGGAGGACCTGGTGCGCTGCGAGCAGGTGCTCTCGCGGGCGATCACCCACTTCTGCGGCACGCCGTGA